From a region of the Chloroflexota bacterium genome:
- a CDS encoding cysteine hydrolase — protein sequence MPTVQAEPYEFEFDLKTTALVVIDMQRDFVDPGGFGEALGNDVSLLRAAVPPTERVLDTARKLGMFVVHTREGHRPDLSDLPPAKKARGKLANGIGDPGPMGRILVRGEYGHDIVDSLQPRPGEPVVDKPGKGSFYATDLDSILKTRGITSLIVCGVTTEVCVHTTVREANDRGYECLVLEDCVASYFPEFQRVALEMIKAQGGIFGWVAPSSALLAALASEPIATPA from the coding sequence ATGCCGACCGTACAGGCCGAGCCTTACGAGTTCGAGTTCGATCTGAAGACGACCGCGCTGGTCGTGATCGACATGCAGCGCGACTTCGTCGATCCCGGTGGTTTTGGCGAGGCGTTGGGAAACGACGTCTCGCTGCTGCGTGCCGCCGTCCCTCCCACTGAGCGCGTGCTCGACACCGCCCGCAAGCTGGGGATGTTCGTCGTCCACACGCGGGAAGGCCACCGCCCTGACCTGAGCGACCTGCCGCCCGCCAAGAAGGCGCGCGGCAAGCTGGCGAACGGCATCGGCGACCCCGGGCCGATGGGCCGCATCCTCGTGCGTGGCGAGTATGGCCACGACATCGTGGACAGCCTCCAGCCCCGGCCCGGCGAGCCGGTCGTGGACAAGCCCGGTAAGGGCTCGTTCTACGCCACGGACCTGGACTCGATCCTCAAGACGCGCGGCATCACCAGCCTGATCGTCTGCGGCGTGACCACCGAGGTCTGCGTCCACACCACCGTCCGCGAGGCGAACGACCGCGGCTACGAGTGCCTGGTGCTGGAGGACTGCGTCGCCTCGTACTTTCCAGAGTTCCAGCGGGTAGCCCTCGAGATGATCAAGGCCCAGGGCGGCATCTTTGGCTGGGTCGCGCCGTCGTCAGCGTTGCTGGCGGCGCTCGCCTCCGAGCCGATCGCGACCCCGGCGTAG
- the arcC gene encoding carbamate kinase: MTVDAVRAPTLNADPAAGGTGPSLDRTAVVAVGGNALIRDGQRGTIAEQFANARATAKHIAGLVNAGWRVILTHGNGPQVGFILLRSELVSADAPVPRLSLDMAVADSVGGVGYIMANSLANELAAVGLPDRVVCVMTQTVVDPADPAFQHPTKPIGPAYSADEAERLIRKEGWAMVEDAGRGYRRVVPSPRPVRIVEVGAIRALVEAGYVVVACGGGGIPVVETAPGQYQGVEAVVDKDFASALLAASLGVETFVISTGVEQVAIRYRQPDQQQLAQMTVSEARMHLANGEFPEGSMGPKIRAAIDLVARGGKEVVITSPNRLEEAMAGQTGTRIVAD; this comes from the coding sequence ATGACCGTCGATGCAGTTCGCGCGCCAACGCTGAACGCGGACCCGGCCGCCGGGGGCACCGGCCCGAGCCTTGACCGCACGGCAGTCGTCGCGGTGGGTGGCAATGCGCTGATCCGCGACGGCCAGCGCGGCACCATCGCCGAGCAATTCGCGAATGCCCGCGCCACCGCGAAGCACATCGCCGGGCTGGTCAATGCCGGCTGGCGCGTGATCCTGACGCACGGGAACGGGCCGCAGGTCGGCTTCATCCTGCTGCGCTCGGAGCTGGTCAGCGCCGACGCGCCGGTCCCCCGGCTCTCGCTGGATATGGCCGTTGCCGACTCGGTGGGCGGCGTCGGCTACATCATGGCCAACTCGCTGGCGAACGAGCTGGCGGCGGTTGGCCTTCCTGACCGGGTCGTCTGCGTGATGACCCAGACGGTGGTCGATCCCGCCGATCCCGCGTTTCAGCATCCGACCAAGCCCATTGGGCCGGCCTACTCGGCTGACGAGGCCGAGCGGCTCATTCGCAAGGAGGGCTGGGCGATGGTCGAGGATGCCGGACGCGGGTATCGGCGGGTCGTGCCGTCGCCTCGGCCCGTCCGGATCGTCGAGGTGGGGGCGATCCGGGCGCTGGTCGAGGCCGGCTACGTGGTTGTCGCCTGCGGGGGCGGCGGCATCCCCGTGGTCGAGACCGCGCCGGGCCAGTACCAGGGCGTTGAGGCCGTGGTTGACAAGGACTTCGCCTCAGCGCTGCTGGCGGCCTCACTCGGCGTCGAGACGTTCGTGATCTCCACCGGGGTGGAGCAGGTGGCGATCCGGTATCGGCAGCCGGATCAGCAGCAGCTCGCCCAGATGACGGTATCCGAGGCCCGCATGCACCTCGCGAACGGCGAGTTCCCCGAGGGCAGCATGGGGCCGAAGATTCGCGCAGCCATCGATCTCGTCGCCAGGGGTGGAAAGGAGGTCGTCATCACGTCGCCGAATCGGCTTGAGGAGGCGATGGCCGGGCAGACCGGCACCCGCATCGTCGCGGACTAA
- a CDS encoding DUF1116 domain-containing protein has product MPMLGASPVLLNVGVAEFAVAPAAHGATVRQLEWRPPADGDRELGLLLARLEDDADDPVGERVRAANALAVERILAARPMLVGVRPAAEAIPGLGPLTILHAGPPIAWDRMCGPMRGAIVGAILFEGWAATPLEAMSLVMDGRITFAPCHHYGAVGPMAGVLSPSMPVVVAENASGGARAFATLNEGLGKVLRFGAYDDEVLTRLRWIRSTLGPTLDAAIRQQGPVDLRMLIAQALQMGDECHNRNVAATSLFARKLAPSVLRAAEHDAAIVVLDFLAGNDHFFLNLSMAACKSTLDAAQGIPGSTVVTAMARNGVEFGIRVSGTGDRWFTAPANVPEGLYFPGYGPDDANPDLGDSAITETRGIGGFAMAAAPAIVRFVGGTPDDALGYTREMGRITLTRDADFALPSLGFAGAPTAIDVRRVVDSGVAPVINTGIAHREPGVGQIGAGIARAPLACFADALRALGRELLVGEAGR; this is encoded by the coding sequence ATGCCGATGCTCGGCGCGTCACCGGTCCTGCTCAACGTCGGGGTGGCCGAGTTCGCCGTGGCGCCGGCCGCCCACGGTGCGACGGTCCGCCAGCTTGAGTGGCGGCCTCCTGCCGATGGCGACCGCGAGCTGGGCCTGCTGCTCGCCCGCCTGGAGGACGACGCCGACGACCCGGTCGGAGAGCGGGTCCGCGCGGCGAACGCCCTGGCCGTCGAGCGCATCCTGGCCGCCCGCCCGATGCTGGTCGGCGTGCGCCCGGCCGCCGAGGCGATCCCGGGCCTCGGTCCGCTCACCATCCTGCACGCCGGACCGCCCATCGCCTGGGATCGGATGTGCGGCCCGATGCGGGGCGCGATCGTCGGCGCGATCCTCTTCGAGGGGTGGGCCGCGACGCCGCTGGAAGCGATGAGCCTCGTGATGGACGGGCGGATCACCTTCGCGCCGTGCCACCACTACGGGGCAGTCGGACCGATGGCCGGCGTCCTCTCGCCGAGCATGCCGGTCGTCGTGGCGGAGAACGCCTCTGGCGGCGCCCGCGCGTTCGCCACACTCAACGAGGGTCTCGGCAAGGTGCTGCGCTTCGGCGCCTACGACGACGAGGTGCTGACCCGCCTGCGTTGGATTCGCTCGACGCTCGGGCCGACCCTCGACGCAGCGATCCGCCAGCAGGGCCCCGTCGATCTGCGGATGCTGATCGCGCAGGCGCTCCAGATGGGCGACGAGTGCCACAACCGGAACGTTGCCGCCACGTCGCTGTTCGCCCGCAAGCTCGCGCCGAGCGTCCTGCGCGCCGCCGAGCACGATGCCGCCATCGTCGTGCTCGACTTCCTGGCCGGCAACGACCATTTCTTCCTGAACCTTTCGATGGCGGCCTGCAAGTCCACCCTCGATGCCGCCCAGGGTATCCCCGGCAGCACCGTCGTGACGGCGATGGCCCGCAACGGCGTCGAATTCGGGATCCGGGTGAGCGGGACCGGCGACCGCTGGTTCACTGCGCCGGCGAACGTGCCGGAGGGGTTGTACTTCCCTGGCTATGGCCCAGACGACGCGAACCCTGACCTGGGCGACAGCGCCATCACCGAGACACGGGGCATCGGCGGCTTCGCGATGGCGGCAGCCCCCGCCATCGTCCGCTTCGTCGGCGGCACGCCCGACGACGCCCTGGGCTACACCCGTGAGATGGGCCGCATCACCCTGACCCGCGACGCCGACTTCGCCCTCCCGTCGCTCGGCTTCGCCGGTGCGCCGACGGCCATCGACGTGCGGCGGGTGGTGGACAGCGGCGTCGCGCCCGTCATCAACACCGGCATCGCGCACCGCGAGCCGGGCGTGGGCCAGATCGGCGCGGGCATCGCCCGAGCGCCGCTGGCCTGCTTCGCGGACGCGCTGCGAGCGCTCGGGCGTGAGCTTCTGGTGGGGGAGGCAGGACGATGA